A single region of the Variovorax paradoxus genome encodes:
- a CDS encoding MAPEG family protein has translation MTLSLLTIAYWCVFIACGLPYLAAWIAKVGSFGPRDNIQPRDWAAKQSGWRARANSAQANSFEGLPFFIGAVIIAHQLGAAQARLDMLAAAYVVLRVIYIAVYIKGIGSVRSAVWALGFLVNIAILFVAR, from the coding sequence ATGACTCTTTCACTGCTGACGATTGCCTACTGGTGCGTGTTCATTGCCTGCGGCCTGCCGTACCTGGCGGCATGGATCGCCAAGGTCGGCAGCTTCGGGCCGCGCGACAACATCCAGCCGCGCGATTGGGCCGCAAAGCAGAGCGGCTGGCGCGCACGCGCGAACAGCGCGCAGGCCAACAGCTTCGAAGGGCTGCCGTTCTTCATCGGCGCGGTGATCATTGCGCATCAGCTCGGTGCGGCGCAGGCAAGGCTCGACATGCTTGCGGCTGCATATGTCGTCTTGCGCGTGATCTACATCGCGGTGTACATCAAGGGCATCGGCAGCGTGCGCAGCGCAGTGTGGGCACTCGGATTCCTGGTCAACATCGCGATTCTTTTCGTCGCGCGATAG
- a CDS encoding transglycosylase SLT domain-containing protein, which produces MKFIAAACLAGSLLLAGCAGTTTTPSSSGTSAQSATTGGTASKVAGSAAPVYPGGPLTPITSSEAHSQSVVTLAPPADMWDRIRRGFKMPNLESDLVRDREQWYASRPDYIQRMTERSNKYMFHIVEELERRNMPTELALLPYIESAFNPQAISSARAAGMWQFMPATGTDFDLKQNIFRDDRRDVVASTRAALDYLQKLYRMFGDWQLALAAYNWGEGSVSRAIAKNQRLGLPTTYSDLSMPAETRLYVPKLQAVKNIVANPQAFNAELPLIANHPYFQTVTLTRDLDVELAAKLADVRLEDFRALNPAAHKPVLLAAGTQQILLPWDNAAVFQRNFDAYSQGQYASWTAWVVPNTMTVADAAQRSGMSESDLRALNSIPPRMLIKAGSTLIVPRGARVKEDVTALVADSGHLSFQPEIVNRRTTIKAGRNDSVASIARRYKLAPANVAEWNDVKPNHAFKRGYSVVVYLPVRAAPAARVGSGGGQARGRASTKRGSSAVKATAARGNVTKSSGKQQVVREKRGGTPAKKKR; this is translated from the coding sequence ATGAAATTTATCGCTGCTGCCTGCCTTGCAGGTTCACTGTTGCTCGCGGGCTGCGCGGGCACCACCACGACCCCGTCTTCGTCCGGCACTTCCGCACAATCCGCCACCACGGGCGGTACCGCGTCCAAGGTGGCCGGCAGCGCGGCGCCTGTCTATCCGGGCGGCCCGCTCACCCCCATCACCAGCAGCGAAGCGCATTCGCAAAGCGTGGTCACGCTCGCACCGCCCGCCGACATGTGGGATCGCATCCGCCGCGGTTTCAAGATGCCCAACCTCGAGAGCGACCTCGTGCGCGACCGAGAGCAGTGGTATGCCAGCCGGCCCGACTACATCCAGCGCATGACCGAGCGCTCGAACAAGTACATGTTCCACATCGTCGAGGAACTCGAGCGGCGCAACATGCCCACCGAACTCGCGCTGCTGCCGTACATCGAAAGCGCGTTCAACCCGCAGGCCATTTCCAGCGCGCGCGCCGCGGGCATGTGGCAGTTCATGCCGGCCACAGGCACCGACTTCGACCTGAAGCAGAACATCTTCCGCGACGACCGCCGCGACGTGGTGGCATCGACCCGCGCCGCGCTGGACTACCTGCAAAAGCTCTACCGCATGTTTGGCGACTGGCAGCTTGCGCTGGCCGCGTACAACTGGGGCGAAGGCAGCGTGAGCCGCGCCATTGCCAAGAACCAGCGCCTTGGCCTGCCCACCACCTACAGCGATCTTTCCATGCCGGCCGAAACGCGGCTCTACGTGCCCAAGCTGCAGGCCGTGAAGAACATCGTTGCGAACCCGCAGGCGTTCAACGCCGAACTGCCGCTGATCGCCAACCACCCGTACTTCCAGACCGTGACGCTCACGCGCGACCTCGACGTCGAGCTGGCGGCAAAGCTGGCCGACGTTCGGCTCGAAGACTTTCGCGCCCTGAACCCCGCCGCGCACAAGCCGGTGCTGCTTGCGGCCGGAACGCAGCAGATCCTGCTGCCCTGGGACAACGCCGCCGTGTTCCAGCGCAATTTCGACGCCTACTCGCAAGGCCAGTACGCCAGCTGGACGGCATGGGTGGTTCCCAACACCATGACGGTGGCCGATGCCGCCCAGCGCTCGGGCATGAGCGAGTCCGATCTGCGTGCGCTCAACAGCATTCCGCCGCGCATGCTCATCAAGGCCGGCTCCACGCTCATCGTGCCGCGCGGTGCCCGCGTGAAAGAAGATGTGACGGCCCTGGTCGCCGACAGCGGGCACCTGAGCTTCCAGCCCGAGATCGTCAACCGCCGCACCACCATCAAGGCGGGCCGCAACGACAGCGTAGCCAGCATCGCCCGCCGCTACAAGCTCGCGCCCGCCAACGTGGCCGAGTGGAACGATGTCAAGCCCAATCATGCGTTCAAGCGCGGCTATAGCGTGGTCGTATACCTTCCGGTTCGAGCCGCACCCGCGGCTCGCGTCGGATCGGGGGGCGGACAGGCTCGCGGCCGCGCAAGCACCAAGCGCGGAAGCAGCGCGGTAAAGGCGACTGCCGCACGCGGCAACGTGACAAAGTCCAGCGGCAAGCAGCAGGTCGTGCGCGAAAAGCGCGGCGGCACGCCGGCAAAGAAGAAGCGCTGA
- the mobA gene encoding molybdenum cofactor guanylyltransferase MobA, with product MTPKTQEPISPGEITGLLLAGGRGTRMGGIDKGLQNFNGSPLAMHAVLRLGMQVGEVMINANRNLAAYESFGVPVWPDSLADYAGPLAGFLTGLERCETPYLLTVPCDTPLFPLDLASRMAEALVADNAEIAMVSAPEAAAEPGAAPVLRPQPVFCLLHTALLESLVNFTQSGGRKIDAWTAQHRTVLVPFDRPGDAPDAFFNANTLAELHALENR from the coding sequence ATGACCCCAAAGACACAAGAACCCATTTCCCCCGGCGAGATCACCGGCCTGCTGCTGGCCGGCGGACGCGGCACGCGCATGGGCGGCATCGACAAGGGCCTGCAGAACTTCAACGGCTCGCCGCTTGCAATGCACGCCGTGCTGCGGCTGGGCATGCAGGTCGGCGAGGTCATGATCAACGCCAACCGCAACCTGGCTGCCTACGAATCCTTCGGCGTGCCGGTGTGGCCCGACAGCCTGGCCGACTACGCGGGCCCGCTCGCGGGCTTTCTGACCGGCCTCGAGCGCTGCGAAACGCCTTACCTGTTGACCGTGCCTTGCGACACGCCGCTGTTCCCGCTCGACTTGGCAAGCCGCATGGCCGAGGCGCTGGTTGCCGACAACGCGGAAATCGCCATGGTCAGCGCCCCCGAAGCCGCCGCCGAACCCGGTGCCGCGCCGGTGCTGCGGCCGCAGCCGGTGTTCTGCCTGCTGCACACCGCGCTGCTCGAAAGCCTAGTGAACTTCACCCAGTCCGGAGGCCGCAAGATCGACGCATGGACCGCGCAGCACCGCACCGTGCTCGTGCCTTTCGACCGGCCCGGTGACGCACCCGACGCTTTTTTCAACGCCAACACGCTGGCCGAGCTGCACGCGCTTGAAAACCGATGA
- a CDS encoding class I SAM-dependent methyltransferase: MSGQIIGLQDWFATPPGRYLLAWEQAQFDEAVADVFGYHALQLGAAEIEGLRANRMPHRWLALSDPLQQPGRAALFTDFAALPFAANSLDLVVLPHALELSPDPHATLREVERVLVPEGRVVICGLNPASLWGMRQRRAHLYRKLGLGELFLPEGGEFIGYWRIRDWLRLLSFEVESGRFGVYRPAVRSEAWLERCRWMDTAGERWWPIFGAVYFLVAVKRVRGMRLLGAEWRRAAARATAPVPLAGKVHKADHAD; encoded by the coding sequence ATGAGCGGTCAAATTATAGGTTTGCAGGATTGGTTCGCGACCCCCCCCGGCCGCTATCTCCTGGCGTGGGAGCAGGCCCAGTTCGACGAAGCCGTGGCGGATGTCTTCGGCTATCACGCGCTGCAGCTGGGCGCCGCCGAGATCGAGGGGCTGCGCGCCAACCGCATGCCGCACCGCTGGCTCGCCTTGAGCGACCCTCTGCAGCAACCCGGCAGGGCCGCGCTGTTCACCGACTTTGCGGCGCTGCCGTTCGCGGCCAATAGTCTCGACCTTGTGGTGCTGCCGCACGCACTGGAGCTGAGCCCCGACCCCCACGCCACCTTGCGCGAGGTGGAACGGGTGCTGGTGCCCGAAGGCCGCGTGGTGATCTGCGGCCTGAACCCGGCCAGCCTGTGGGGCATGCGGCAGCGCCGTGCGCACCTGTACCGCAAGCTCGGCTTGGGCGAACTCTTTTTGCCCGAGGGCGGCGAGTTCATCGGCTACTGGCGCATTCGCGATTGGCTGCGGCTCTTGAGCTTCGAGGTGGAGTCGGGGCGTTTTGGCGTTTACCGGCCCGCAGTGCGCAGCGAGGCATGGCTCGAGCGCTGCCGCTGGATGGATACCGCCGGCGAGCGCTGGTGGCCGATTTTTGGTGCGGTGTATTTCCTGGTGGCCGTCAAGCGGGTGCGCGGCATGCGCCTGTTGGGAGCCGAGTGGCGCCGCGCCGCAGCGCGTGCGACAGCGCCGGTGCCCCTGGCGGGCAAGGTGCACAAGGCCGACCACGCCGACTGA
- a CDS encoding ABC transporter ATP-binding protein, which yields MSDYALELLSISCTFHSKDDPGQRYTAVADTTLRVRAGEFVSVVGPTGCGKSTLLNVGAGLLEPSSGTVKVFGETLAGVNARAGYMFQTEALMPWRSAVANVMVGLQYRGVPEADAREQAEAWLSRVGLSGFGDRYPHQLSGGMRKRVALAQTLVLDPDIILMDEPFSALDIQTRQLMENEVLELWSAKKKAVLFITHDLDEAIAMSDRVVVLSAGPATHPIGEFTIDLARPRDVAEVRTQPRFVELHTQIWEVLRDEVLKGYAQQLRKAA from the coding sequence ATGTCCGACTACGCACTCGAACTTCTCTCCATCAGTTGCACCTTTCACTCGAAGGACGATCCGGGCCAGCGCTACACCGCGGTGGCAGACACCACGCTGCGCGTCAGGGCAGGGGAGTTCGTTTCTGTGGTGGGGCCAACAGGGTGCGGCAAGTCGACGTTGCTGAACGTGGGGGCGGGTCTGCTCGAGCCTTCTTCGGGCACGGTGAAGGTTTTTGGCGAGACGCTTGCGGGCGTGAACGCGCGGGCGGGCTACATGTTCCAGACAGAGGCGCTGATGCCGTGGCGCAGCGCCGTCGCCAACGTGATGGTGGGGCTGCAGTACCGCGGCGTGCCCGAGGCCGATGCACGCGAACAGGCCGAGGCGTGGCTTTCGCGCGTGGGCCTTTCGGGTTTCGGCGACCGCTATCCGCATCAGCTTTCGGGCGGCATGCGCAAGCGGGTGGCATTGGCGCAAACACTGGTGCTCGACCCCGACATCATCCTCATGGATGAGCCGTTCAGCGCGCTCGACATCCAGACCCGGCAGCTGATGGAAAACGAAGTGCTTGAACTCTGGAGCGCCAAGAAGAAGGCAGTGCTCTTCATCACGCACGATCTTGATGAGGCGATTGCGATGAGCGATCGCGTTGTGGTGCTGTCGGCCGGGCCGGCCACGCACCCCATCGGCGAATTCACCATCGACCTTGCCCGCCCGCGCGACGTGGCCGAGGTGCGGACGCAGCCGCGCTTTGTCGAACTGCACACGCAGATCTGGGAAGTGCTGCGCGACGAAGTGCTCAAGGGCTACGCGCAGCAATTGAGGAAGGCCGCATGA
- the gloB gene encoding hydroxyacylglutathione hydrolase translates to MTLVPLPAFADNYIWMLQDGSNAIVVDPGDAQPVFNALTRDKLQLAAILVTHHHPDHTGGVAALHAATGAPVFGPARERIPEPFTPLSHGDTAEVLGLRFQVIDVPGHTAGHIAYFLPAHQGQAPLLFCGDTLFSGGCGRLFEGTPAQMLASLDALAALPGDSRVCCAHEYTLANLRFAQAVEPGNTDLTQYTAHCESLRAQGQPTLPSQLATERRINPFLRSREATVLRAVREHAELSANAGEADVFAALRQWKNDFR, encoded by the coding sequence ATGACCCTTGTTCCGCTGCCCGCCTTCGCTGACAACTACATCTGGATGCTGCAGGACGGTTCCAACGCGATCGTGGTGGACCCGGGCGACGCTCAACCGGTATTCAACGCATTGACGCGCGACAAGCTGCAGCTCGCCGCGATTCTAGTCACGCACCACCACCCCGATCACACGGGCGGCGTGGCCGCGCTCCATGCGGCAACCGGCGCGCCGGTGTTCGGCCCCGCGCGCGAGCGCATCCCCGAACCCTTCACGCCGCTTTCGCATGGCGACACCGCCGAAGTGCTCGGGCTGCGCTTCCAGGTCATCGACGTGCCGGGCCACACGGCCGGCCACATTGCGTACTTCTTGCCGGCACACCAAGGCCAGGCGCCGCTGCTGTTTTGCGGCGACACGCTGTTCTCCGGCGGTTGCGGCCGCCTGTTCGAAGGCACGCCGGCGCAAATGCTGGCTTCGCTCGATGCGCTTGCAGCACTGCCCGGCGACTCCCGCGTATGTTGTGCGCATGAATACACACTTGCTAACCTGCGTTTCGCTCAGGCGGTGGAACCCGGCAATACCGATCTGACTCAGTACACCGCGCATTGCGAAAGCCTGCGCGCGCAGGGGCAGCCCACGCTGCCTTCGCAACTGGCCACCGAACGCCGAATCAACCCTTTTCTTCGCAGCCGCGAAGCCACTGTCCTTAGAGCGGTGCGCGAGCACGCCGAGCTTTCCGCGAATGCGGGCGAAGCCGATGTGTTTGCCGCACTGCGCCAATGGAAAAACGACTTCCGATGA
- a CDS encoding ABC transporter substrate-binding protein encodes MLHRRTLITASAVAAAAVALPRVFAQAKLEKTKISIAVGGKAAFYYLPLTISEQLGYFKAEGLEVEISDFAGGARALQAVVGGSADVCSGAYEHTINLQAKNQFFQAFVLQGRAPQIAVGVSTKNMAGYAGIADLKGKKIGVSAPGSSTNMVANLVLSRGGLKASDVSYIGVGVAAGALTALRSGQIDAISNTDPVMTMLEQKGDVKIISDTRTLKGTQQVFGGPMPAACLYAPMDFIQKNPNTCQALANAIVHGLKWLQTAGPGDIIKTVPETYLLGDRALYLASFDKVRESIATDGLVPTEGPKTALAAISSFDTAVKADKIDLAKTYTNDFARRAKDRFKA; translated from the coding sequence ATGCTCCATCGCAGAACCCTCATCACCGCCTCCGCAGTCGCTGCCGCAGCAGTTGCGCTGCCGCGGGTCTTTGCGCAAGCCAAACTCGAGAAGACGAAGATTTCCATCGCAGTCGGCGGCAAGGCGGCCTTCTACTACCTGCCTCTCACCATCTCCGAGCAGCTCGGCTACTTCAAGGCCGAAGGCCTCGAGGTCGAGATTTCCGACTTTGCCGGCGGTGCACGCGCGCTGCAGGCCGTGGTGGGCGGCTCGGCCGACGTGTGCTCCGGCGCCTACGAGCACACCATCAATCTGCAGGCCAAGAACCAGTTCTTCCAGGCCTTCGTGCTGCAGGGCCGCGCACCGCAAATCGCGGTGGGCGTGTCGACCAAGAACATGGCGGGCTACGCCGGCATTGCCGACCTGAAGGGCAAGAAGATCGGCGTCTCGGCGCCGGGCTCGTCCACCAACATGGTGGCCAACCTCGTGCTCTCGCGCGGCGGCTTGAAGGCCAGCGACGTGAGCTACATCGGCGTGGGTGTCGCGGCCGGCGCGCTCACGGCGCTGCGCTCGGGCCAGATCGACGCCATCAGCAACACCGACCCGGTGATGACCATGCTCGAGCAGAAGGGCGACGTGAAGATCATCAGCGACACGCGCACGCTCAAGGGCACGCAGCAGGTGTTCGGCGGTCCGATGCCCGCGGCCTGCCTCTACGCGCCGATGGACTTCATCCAGAAGAACCCCAACACCTGCCAGGCGCTGGCCAACGCCATCGTGCACGGCCTCAAGTGGCTGCAGACTGCGGGGCCCGGCGACATCATCAAGACGGTGCCCGAAACCTATCTGCTCGGCGACCGCGCGCTGTACCTTGCGTCTTTCGACAAGGTGCGCGAGTCGATTGCCACCGATGGCCTCGTGCCGACCGAAGGGCCGAAGACGGCGCTCGCGGCCATCTCCAGCTTCGACACGGCAGTGAAGGCCGACAAGATCGACCTCGCCAAGACCTACACCAACGATTTTGCCCGGCGCGCGAAGGACAGGTTCAAAGCCTGA
- the moaA gene encoding GTP 3',8-cyclase MoaA, with product MNSKSTTVIPLSKIGRARPPVSVPEVAVPATGHLLDRLGRPLTDLRISVTDRCNFRCSYCMPKDVFDKDYQYLPHSALLSFEEMTRLARLFAAHGVRKIRLTGGEPLLRKNIEGLIEQLSELRTPAGEPLALTLTTNGSLLRRKAAALAAAGLQRVTVSLDSLDDAVFRHMNDVDFPVADVLAGIEAALAAGLGPIKVNMVVKRGTNEQEILPMARYFRDNHGGKVVLRFIEYMDVGATNGWRMDEVLPSAEVVARIGAEFPLVPIEASAPGETAQRWAYADGVGEVGVISSVTQAFCHDCSRARLSTEGKLYLCLFASAGHDLRPLLRGTATDEEIASAIGHIWQGRADRYSELRALRGPESAEHDTNDKAPRRVEMSYIGG from the coding sequence ATGAACAGCAAAAGCACCACCGTCATTCCGCTCTCCAAAATCGGCCGCGCGCGCCCGCCGGTTTCGGTGCCGGAAGTTGCCGTGCCCGCCACCGGCCACCTGCTCGACCGCCTCGGCCGGCCCTTGACCGACCTGCGCATCAGCGTGACGGACCGCTGCAACTTTCGCTGCAGCTACTGCATGCCGAAAGACGTGTTCGACAAGGACTACCAATACCTGCCGCACAGTGCACTGCTGAGCTTCGAGGAAATGACGCGGCTCGCGCGGCTTTTCGCGGCGCACGGCGTGCGCAAGATCCGTCTGACCGGCGGCGAGCCGCTGCTGCGCAAGAACATCGAGGGGCTGATCGAGCAGCTTTCCGAGCTTCGCACGCCGGCCGGCGAGCCACTGGCGCTCACGCTTACCACCAACGGTTCGCTGCTGCGGCGCAAGGCGGCGGCGCTGGCGGCTGCCGGCCTGCAGCGCGTGACGGTAAGCCTCGACAGCCTCGACGACGCGGTGTTCCGCCACATGAACGACGTCGATTTTCCGGTGGCCGACGTGCTGGCCGGCATCGAGGCGGCACTGGCCGCCGGACTCGGCCCGATCAAGGTCAACATGGTGGTGAAGCGCGGCACCAACGAGCAGGAAATCCTGCCGATGGCGCGCTACTTTCGCGACAACCACGGCGGCAAGGTCGTGCTGCGCTTCATCGAATACATGGACGTGGGCGCCACCAACGGCTGGCGCATGGACGAGGTGCTGCCTTCGGCGGAGGTCGTCGCGCGCATCGGCGCCGAGTTTCCGCTGGTGCCGATCGAGGCCAGCGCGCCCGGCGAAACCGCGCAGCGCTGGGCCTATGCCGACGGCGTCGGCGAGGTCGGCGTGATCAGCAGCGTGACCCAGGCCTTTTGCCACGACTGCAGCCGCGCGCGCCTGTCCACCGAGGGCAAGCTCTACCTTTGCCTTTTTGCCAGCGCGGGCCACGACTTGCGCCCGCTGCTGCGCGGCACCGCCACCGACGAGGAGATCGCCTCCGCCATCGGCCACATCTGGCAGGGCCGCGCCGACCGCTATTCCGAACTGCGCGCGCTTCGCGGTCCTGAAAGCGCCGAGCACGACACCAACGACAAGGCGCCGCGACGCGTCGAAATGAGCTATATCGGCGGATGA
- the moeA gene encoding molybdopterin molybdotransferase MoeA gives MSRIADIAAALAGYDPQALSVDGVQAFLAQLVAQAVVSEREEVGVREALGRVLAEDIISPVSVPPHDNSAMDGFAFDGAILRDDAPIDASIELRVVGTALAGAAWRGPLGAGDAVRIMTGAVMPEGLDTVIPQEFCKVDGDRVSFPAKVLRRGDNRRFAGEDLMQGQPALKHGERLSPAALGMIASLGLPSVSVLRRLRVAYFSTGDEILSLGDPPREGAVYDSNRYTVFGLLTRLGCEVIDLGLVRDNPATLAATLQRAASESDAIITSGGVSVGAADHTRAVMQQLGDMAFWRVAMRPGRPMAVGLIPRDQTSSSQPGAAVLFGLPGNPVAVMVTFLAFVRPALLRMMGCHDIAAAPRPLLRARSAGAIRKKPGRTEYQRGFVTAVAGALPEVRIAGNQGSGVLSSMVEANGLVVLHHDQGSVDAGDEVDVMMLED, from the coding sequence ATGAGCCGCATCGCCGACATTGCCGCCGCCCTTGCAGGCTATGACCCCCAGGCCCTGAGCGTCGACGGAGTCCAGGCCTTCCTGGCCCAACTCGTCGCCCAGGCCGTGGTTTCCGAACGCGAAGAGGTCGGCGTGCGCGAGGCCCTGGGCCGCGTGCTGGCCGAAGACATCATCTCGCCTGTCAGCGTGCCGCCGCACGACAACTCCGCGATGGACGGCTTTGCCTTCGATGGCGCCATCCTGCGGGACGATGCGCCCATCGACGCATCGATCGAGCTGCGCGTGGTGGGAACCGCGCTGGCCGGCGCTGCGTGGCGCGGCCCCTTGGGTGCGGGCGATGCGGTTCGCATCATGACGGGGGCGGTCATGCCTGAAGGGCTCGACACCGTGATCCCGCAGGAGTTCTGCAAGGTCGACGGCGACCGTGTGAGCTTTCCTGCCAAGGTGCTCCGCCGCGGCGACAACCGCCGCTTCGCGGGGGAAGACCTGATGCAAGGCCAACCTGCCCTGAAACATGGCGAGCGCCTGTCGCCCGCAGCACTGGGCATGATCGCGAGCCTTGGCCTGCCTTCTGTTTCCGTGCTGCGGCGCCTGCGCGTGGCCTACTTTTCGACCGGCGACGAAATCCTGAGCCTTGGCGATCCGCCGCGCGAAGGCGCCGTGTACGACAGCAACCGCTACACGGTGTTCGGCCTGCTCACGCGGCTGGGCTGCGAAGTGATCGACCTGGGCCTGGTGCGCGACAACCCCGCCACGCTTGCCGCCACGCTGCAACGCGCCGCCAGCGAGTCGGACGCCATCATCACCAGCGGCGGCGTGAGCGTCGGGGCCGCCGACCACACGCGCGCGGTGATGCAGCAGCTGGGAGACATGGCGTTCTGGCGGGTTGCCATGCGCCCCGGTCGGCCGATGGCCGTCGGGCTGATCCCGCGCGACCAAACCTCTTCATCGCAGCCGGGCGCCGCCGTGTTGTTCGGGCTGCCCGGCAATCCGGTGGCCGTGATGGTCACTTTTCTTGCGTTCGTGCGGCCTGCGCTGCTGCGCATGATGGGCTGCCACGACATCGCCGCCGCACCGCGGCCGCTGCTGCGTGCACGCAGCGCGGGTGCCATCCGCAAGAAGCCAGGCCGTACCGAATACCAGCGCGGCTTCGTCACGGCTGTGGCCGGCGCGCTGCCCGAGGTTCGCATTGCGGGCAACCAGGGTTCGGGTGTGCTGAGTTCGATGGTCGAGGCCAACGGGCTGGTGGTGCTGCACCACGATCAGGGCAGCGTGGACGCGGGCGATGAAGTCGACGTGATGATGCTCGAGGACTAG
- the rnhA gene encoding ribonuclease HI: MNEVVIYTDGACKGNPGPGGWGAWLKSGATEKELFGGELNTTNNRMELTAVIEGLAALKRPCKVILYLDSQYVRMGITEWIRGWKAKGWRTSTKQPVKNVELWQKLDKLVAEGGHVIEWRWVKGHSGDPGNERADMLANKGVDKALGRI; the protein is encoded by the coding sequence TTGAACGAAGTCGTGATCTACACCGATGGTGCGTGCAAAGGCAACCCGGGCCCCGGTGGCTGGGGCGCGTGGCTCAAATCTGGCGCCACCGAAAAAGAGCTGTTCGGCGGCGAACTCAACACCACCAACAACCGCATGGAGCTCACGGCCGTGATCGAGGGCCTCGCCGCTCTCAAGCGGCCCTGCAAGGTCATTCTCTACCTCGACAGTCAATACGTGCGCATGGGCATCACCGAGTGGATCCGCGGCTGGAAAGCCAAGGGCTGGCGCACCTCGACCAAGCAGCCGGTGAAGAACGTGGAACTCTGGCAGAAGCTCGACAAGCTGGTGGCGGAGGGCGGCCACGTCATCGAATGGCGCTGGGTCAAGGGCCACTCGGGCGACCCGGGCAACGAGCGCGCCGACATGCTTGCGAACAAGGGCGTGGACAAGGCCCTCGGGCGAATCTAG
- the recR gene encoding recombination mediator RecR, with protein MADASSLDALVDALRRLPGVGVKSASRMAFHLLQHDREGAQLLARALQQAAGNVRHCERCNTFTEAPVCNVCLDPRRDASKLCVVETPADQAALERTGAFRGYYFVLMGKLSPLDGIGPKDIGLQKLFDRALDGTVSEVILATNFTAEGEATAHVIGEALKQRGLNVTRLARGVPAGSELEYVDLGTIAHALVDRR; from the coding sequence ATGGCCGACGCCAGTTCGCTCGACGCATTGGTCGATGCGTTGCGCCGCCTGCCCGGTGTCGGCGTGAAGTCGGCCTCGCGCATGGCTTTTCATTTGCTGCAGCACGACCGCGAAGGCGCACAGCTGCTCGCGCGTGCCCTGCAGCAGGCGGCCGGCAACGTGCGGCATTGCGAGCGCTGCAACACCTTCACCGAGGCGCCGGTCTGCAACGTGTGCCTGGACCCGCGCCGCGACGCGAGCAAGCTCTGCGTGGTCGAAACGCCCGCCGACCAGGCCGCGCTCGAGCGCACGGGTGCATTCCGCGGCTACTACTTCGTGCTGATGGGCAAGCTCAGTCCGCTCGACGGCATCGGGCCCAAGGACATCGGCCTGCAGAAGCTCTTCGACCGCGCGCTCGACGGCACGGTCAGCGAGGTGATCCTTGCCACCAACTTCACGGCAGAGGGCGAAGCCACCGCGCACGTGATCGGCGAAGCCCTCAAGCAGCGCGGCCTCAACGTGACACGGCTTGCGCGCGGCGTGCCGGCGGGCAGCGAACTCGAATACGTCGATCTCGGCACCATCGCGCATGCGCTGGTAGACCGCAGGTAG
- a CDS encoding ABC transporter permease — protein sequence MMPRLNERNARFWQLVLLVVLLVAWHVASRNQQIAFFLGEPIQVAGRIWSWFLPFEVPPNLLFPEGLKGNADIYRHLGTTLLETVLAFGIGTVLGLACGLWLALAPTASLILDPYIKAANSMPRVILAPIFALWFGLGIWSKVALAVTLVFFIVFFNVYQGVREVSPVVLANAKMLGANQRQLLRTVYLPSATSWVFSSLHTSVGLAFVGAVVGEYLGSARGVGYLILQAEGTFDVNTVFAGIVVLTAFALLLDGLVGLIEKRLMKWQPRSGETEKL from the coding sequence ATGATGCCGCGCCTGAACGAACGCAATGCGCGTTTCTGGCAGCTGGTGCTGCTCGTGGTCTTGCTGGTGGCCTGGCACGTGGCGTCGCGCAATCAGCAGATCGCGTTCTTTCTGGGTGAGCCCATTCAGGTGGCTGGCCGCATCTGGAGCTGGTTTCTGCCGTTCGAAGTGCCGCCGAACCTGTTGTTCCCTGAGGGGCTGAAAGGCAACGCGGACATCTACCGCCACCTGGGCACCACGCTGCTCGAGACGGTGCTGGCCTTCGGCATTGGCACGGTGCTCGGCCTGGCGTGCGGGCTCTGGCTGGCGCTGGCGCCCACGGCGAGCCTGATTCTCGATCCCTACATCAAGGCCGCCAACTCGATGCCGCGCGTGATCCTGGCGCCGATCTTCGCGCTGTGGTTCGGCCTGGGCATCTGGAGCAAGGTGGCGCTGGCCGTCACGCTGGTGTTCTTCATCGTGTTCTTCAACGTCTACCAGGGCGTGCGCGAGGTCAGCCCCGTGGTGCTGGCCAACGCGAAGATGCTGGGCGCCAATCAGCGGCAGCTGCTGCGCACCGTGTATCTGCCCAGCGCTACCAGCTGGGTGTTCTCGAGCCTGCACACGTCGGTGGGCCTGGCCTTCGTGGGTGCGGTGGTAGGGGAGTACCTGGGGTCGGCGCGCGGCGTGGGCTACCTGATACTGCAGGCCGAAGGCACCTTCGACGTCAACACGGTGTTTGCCGGCATCGTGGTGCTCACGGCCTTTGCGCTGCTGCTCGACGGCCTGGTCGGGCTCATCGAGAAGCGCCTGATGAAGTGGCAGCCACGCAGCGGCGAGACCGAAAAGCTCTAG